The Leptospira venezuelensis genome contains a region encoding:
- a CDS encoding TIGR04452 family lipoprotein — MKRIYITMLIIFSITNCIAIDTLGLTDTYKGDVAKDKLLAAAKIGDYLTASAYFKDQGYTGSQLSSYVLAQVILASFIDETVFNIDESKYYKKKDVDDCAQVIQFLGVIVDYDSFTTFMTNRTCRLSPNDMFLDRNIGKSSNSGK; from the coding sequence ATGAAACGAATCTATATCACAATGTTGATCATATTTTCTATAACGAATTGTATCGCAATAGATACATTAGGCTTAACCGATACTTACAAGGGTGATGTTGCAAAAGATAAACTACTCGCTGCTGCAAAAATCGGGGACTATCTAACTGCAAGTGCTTACTTTAAGGACCAAGGTTATACAGGATCCCAATTGAGCTCCTATGTACTTGCACAAGTTATATTGGCTTCTTTTATAGATGAAACGGTTTTTAATATAGATGAATCAAAATATTATAAAAAGAAAGATGTGGATGATTGTGCTCAAGTAATCCAATTCTTAGGAGTTATAGTAGATTATGATTCATTTACAACATTTATGACCAATCGCACTTGTAGATTAAGTCCGAATGATATGTTCCTGGATAGAAATATTGGCAAGAGCTCGAATAGCGGAAAATAA